A genomic region of Gloeocapsopsis dulcis contains the following coding sequences:
- a CDS encoding RES family NAD+ phosphorylase yields MNESRPAPHPDPPEDLATRKLPLVQLESAMYRIHKSQYSPLYYGNSGRSRFDAPNREYGVMYVGTDSCSCFIETFGWQTGYKVVAISELRRYSISQLQSQRQLTLVDLTGSGLARIGADARVCDGEHGLAQKWALSLWKHPDNADGIYYRARHDPSRYCAAIFDRAQADITIEKTKPCWSDSFRETLANILDTYEFGLV; encoded by the coding sequence ATGAATGAGTCACGTCCGGCTCCCCATCCAGACCCGCCAGAAGATCTTGCAACCAGAAAGCTGCCACTCGTACAACTCGAAAGTGCGATGTATCGGATTCACAAAAGTCAGTATAGCCCGCTTTATTACGGCAATTCTGGGAGAAGTCGCTTTGACGCACCCAACCGCGAATACGGCGTGATGTACGTCGGTACTGACTCGTGTAGCTGTTTTATCGAAACCTTTGGTTGGCAAACAGGTTATAAAGTTGTCGCCATCTCTGAACTGCGCCGATATTCGATAAGTCAGTTGCAGAGTCAGCGACAACTGACTTTGGTTGACTTGACTGGTTCTGGGCTGGCGCGGATAGGAGCAGATGCTCGCGTGTGTGATGGAGAACACGGGCTGGCGCAAAAATGGGCATTGAGTCTGTGGAAACATCCAGATAACGCAGACGGAATTTATTATCGCGCCCGACACGATCCATCGCGGTATTGTGCTGCCATTTTTGACCGCGCTCAAGCAGACATCACGATTGAAAAGACTAAACCATGTTGGAGCGATAGTTTCAGAGAAACCTTAGCTAACATCCTCGATACCTACGAATTCGGTTTAGTCTGA
- a CDS encoding EF-hand domain-containing protein: MATEQELQSLFNTLDTDRDGKVSINELFLSPGLSAIISAETGVSSPQELLAMHGDKGGSITFEELKQVVEKAGNLN; encoded by the coding sequence ATGGCAACCGAGCAAGAGCTTCAATCTCTTTTTAATACCTTGGATACTGATCGAGATGGCAAAGTCTCGATTAATGAGCTTTTTTTAAGCCCTGGGTTAAGTGCAATCATTTCGGCAGAAACAGGTGTTAGTAGTCCCCAGGAATTGTTAGCGATGCATGGAGATAAAGGCGGTAGTATCACCTTTGAAGAGTTGAAACAAGTTGTTGAGAAAGCAGGGAATTTAAACTAA
- a CDS encoding DUF29 domain-containing protein, with the protein MESRRMNNVNSTLYEQDYYLWLNKTSSLLRDGKLSELDIPNLIEEIEDMGRSERKAVRSNLIVVLMHLLKYKYQPEKRSNSWLLTIFEYRRRLRDDFADSPSLKRYFNEVFEQCYQDARISAALETGLPSEVFPEQSPFTPEETLNADYLPE; encoded by the coding sequence ATGGAATCGCGCCGGATGAATAATGTGAATTCAACTCTTTACGAGCAGGATTATTATCTCTGGTTAAATAAAACCAGCAGTTTGTTGCGAGATGGTAAGTTGTCTGAGTTGGATATTCCTAATTTGATTGAAGAAATTGAGGACATGGGAAGGAGCGAAAGAAAGGCGGTTAGAAGCAATTTGATTGTTGTCCTCATGCACCTGCTTAAGTATAAATATCAGCCGGAGAAGCGAAGCAATAGCTGGTTGTTGACTATATTTGAATACCGTCGTCGCTTAAGGGATGATTTTGCGGATAGCCCAAGTCTTAAGCGTTATTTTAATGAAGTATTTGAGCAATGCTATCAGGATGCGCGCATCTCAGCAGCCCTGGAAACTGGTTTACCAAGTGAGGTTTTCCCAGAACAATCTCCGTTTACTCCAGAAGAAACCCTAAACGCTGATTACTTGCCAGAGTAA
- a CDS encoding histidine phosphatase family protein has product MRLNLYLLRHGETTFSQSGNFCGETDAELTTEGMQMAESFTDVYQKLKWEAVYVSPMKRTIATAKPFCDAIGMDMQLRDGLREGSYGCWETKSKSFVKEYYAENYVKWLTEAAWNAPLGGETAVDIANRSMPVIAEIQEKHPQGNVLVVSHKATIRIILCSLLGIDLGRYRYRVNILVASVSIVKFDVNGPLLEILGDRHHIPSHLRSRPGT; this is encoded by the coding sequence ATGAGACTCAATTTATATTTACTGCGACATGGAGAAACTACTTTTAGTCAAAGTGGTAATTTCTGCGGTGAAACTGATGCGGAGTTGACAACAGAAGGGATGCAGATGGCAGAGAGTTTTACCGATGTTTATCAAAAATTAAAGTGGGAAGCTGTTTATGTTAGTCCAATGAAGCGCACAATTGCAACTGCCAAGCCATTTTGTGATGCCATCGGTATGGATATGCAGTTGCGTGACGGACTTAGAGAAGGTAGTTACGGCTGTTGGGAAACTAAGAGTAAATCATTTGTTAAGGAGTATTACGCAGAAAACTATGTAAAATGGTTAACAGAAGCCGCTTGGAACGCACCACTAGGTGGAGAAACTGCGGTAGATATTGCCAATCGCTCTATGCCTGTAATTGCTGAAATTCAAGAAAAACATCCCCAAGGTAATGTTTTAGTAGTTTCCCATAAAGCCACAATTCGGATTATACTTTGCAGTTTACTGGGAATTGATTTGGGACGCTATCGCTATCGGGTAAATATTTTGGTCGCGTCAGTAAGTATAGTGAAATTTGACGTTAATGGTCCTCTGTTAGAAATATTAGGCGATCGCCATCATATACCCTCTCATCTTCGCTCTCGTCCAGGAACATAA